One part of the Chitinophagales bacterium genome encodes these proteins:
- a CDS encoding glutamine synthetase III has protein sequence MPHIRNRSIEKIAAPDMENGKTATKKISEIFAENVFTEQAMKSYLSEDAFLAVMTAIKTGQKIDRKIADQVSSAMKSWAISKGATHFTHWFQPLTGATAEKHDSFFQLTGPNKGIEVFDASTLVQQEPDASSFPSGGLRNTFEARGYTAWDPSSPAFIMEIGNGKTLCIPTIFVSYHGEALDFKAPLLKSLHALETAALEVCYYFDKNVTRVVPTLGWEQEYFVIDEELCLSRPDLMMSGRTLFGHAPAKGQQLEDHYFGSIPERVYAFMLDYETECFKLGIPLKTRHNEVAPSQFEVAPYFEEVNIAVDHNQLLMDVMQRVAKRHGLRVLLHEKPFSGINGSGKHCNWSMATDTGKNLLSPGRTPKTNLQFLTFFINVIKAVSQGDDLIRASIATAANDFRLGANEAPPAIISVFIGSYMTEILNEVESKVEAGKFTEEGEQALRLEIHNKIPALMKDNTDRNRTSPFAFTGNKFEVRAVGASQNTSATMTVLNTIVADQLRIFKNDVDVLINKGKNREVAIMEVLKRYITESKHILFEGNNYSKEWEEEAAKRGLNNIKNTPRALDLMVEKEAIDLFERNEIFTSEEIHARYEIELEKYIKIVQIEGRMIGEIALNQIIPAAIQYQNELVRNIQGMKDIGLDKQFAASQIDLVKEISHHINVIKEKVETMTEARKTANMIDDIREKSISYCDLVKPLFEDIRYQVDKLELIVDDRLWPLPKYRELLFLK, from the coding sequence ATGCCTCATATCCGAAACAGGTCTATAGAAAAAATAGCTGCTCCTGATATGGAGAATGGCAAGACTGCCACAAAAAAAATATCTGAAATTTTTGCAGAAAACGTCTTTACAGAACAGGCAATGAAAAGCTATCTGTCAGAAGATGCCTTTCTTGCTGTGATGACAGCTATAAAAACCGGTCAGAAAATTGACCGTAAGATTGCGGATCAGGTTTCATCGGCTATGAAATCTTGGGCAATTTCCAAAGGTGCCACTCACTTTACCCATTGGTTTCAACCGCTTACCGGAGCTACTGCCGAAAAGCATGATTCATTTTTTCAACTGACAGGCCCTAATAAAGGCATAGAAGTTTTCGACGCAAGCACCTTGGTGCAACAGGAACCGGATGCCTCAAGCTTTCCTTCAGGTGGATTGCGTAATACTTTCGAAGCCAGAGGTTACACAGCATGGGACCCATCTTCTCCTGCATTTATAATGGAAATTGGTAATGGCAAAACGCTCTGTATCCCTACCATATTTGTGAGCTACCACGGCGAGGCCCTTGATTTTAAGGCGCCTCTGTTGAAATCGCTCCATGCACTGGAAACCGCTGCACTGGAAGTATGTTATTATTTTGATAAGAATGTGACCCGTGTGGTACCTACCCTGGGTTGGGAACAGGAATATTTTGTGATCGATGAAGAACTGTGTTTAAGCAGACCGGATTTAATGATGAGCGGAAGAACTCTCTTTGGTCACGCACCTGCAAAAGGCCAGCAATTAGAGGATCATTACTTTGGCTCCATTCCTGAACGGGTATATGCTTTTATGCTCGACTACGAAACAGAATGTTTCAAGCTGGGTATTCCTTTAAAAACCCGTCACAATGAAGTGGCTCCTTCGCAGTTTGAAGTAGCACCTTATTTTGAAGAGGTAAATATTGCCGTAGATCACAATCAACTGCTGATGGATGTGATGCAACGTGTTGCAAAACGCCACGGATTACGGGTTCTTTTACATGAAAAACCTTTTTCAGGGATCAACGGAAGCGGAAAGCACTGCAACTGGAGCATGGCTACAGATACCGGTAAAAATTTACTTTCTCCGGGACGCACACCAAAAACAAACCTTCAGTTTCTCACTTTCTTTATTAATGTTATTAAAGCAGTTTCACAGGGCGATGATTTAATTCGTGCAAGCATTGCTACTGCGGCCAATGATTTTCGGCTGGGAGCCAACGAAGCGCCTCCTGCTATTATCAGCGTCTTTATCGGTTCTTATATGACTGAAATTTTAAATGAGGTTGAATCGAAGGTGGAAGCCGGAAAATTTACAGAGGAAGGTGAACAGGCGTTGCGACTGGAAATTCACAATAAGATACCTGCCCTGATGAAAGACAATACAGACCGTAACCGTACCTCTCCTTTTGCATTCACTGGAAATAAATTTGAAGTCCGGGCTGTGGGCGCTTCTCAAAATACTTCTGCAACTATGACGGTATTAAATACCATCGTTGCTGATCAGCTTAGGATATTTAAAAATGACGTTGATGTATTAATTAATAAAGGCAAGAACCGCGAAGTTGCAATTATGGAAGTGCTTAAAAGGTACATTACCGAATCGAAACACATTTTGTTTGAAGGAAATAATTATAGTAAAGAATGGGAAGAAGAAGCTGCAAAACGCGGATTGAATAATATTAAAAATACTCCACGTGCACTGGACTTGATGGTTGAAAAGGAAGCCATTGATTTATTTGAGAGGAATGAAATTTTTACCAGCGAAGAGATCCATGCGCGGTATGAAATTGAGCTTGAAAAATATATTAAGATCGTTCAGATAGAAGGCCGGATGATCGGGGAAATCGCCTTAAACCAGATTATTCCAGCAGCTATCCAATATCAAAATGAATTAGTGAGAAACATACAGGGAATGAAAGATATTGGTTTGGATAAGCAATTTGCAGCTTCTCAAATTGACCTCGTTAAAGAAATCAGTCACCACATTAATGTTATAAAAGAAAAGGTGGAGACAATGACGGAAGCTCGTAAAACAGCAAATATGATTGACGACATACGTGAAAAATCTATTTCATATTGCGATTTGGTTAAACCACTTTTTGAGGATATCCGCTACCAGGTTGATAAATTAGAATTGATTGTGGATGACCGGCTGTGGCCATTGCCAAAATACCGTGAGCTTCTGTTTTTGAAATAG
- a CDS encoding DEAD/DEAH box helicase, producing the protein MHTFSDLGLSQPLLEAIEALGFSEPTPIQEKTIPVLLQNTRDLIALAQTGTGKTAAFGLPLIQLVDTTSQHTQALILSPTRELCMQITSDLKSYSRNIPSLKVVAVYGGAGIQEQIFAIRKGAQIVVATPGRLIDLIGRNAVDLKKINYIILDESDEMLNMGFQEDLDEILKSTPKEKHTWLFSATMPGEIRRISKKYMSNPAEVTVGEANLANENIEHQYFVVHEKEKYLALKRIVDFTPDIFGIIFCRTKIETQKIAEDLIKDGYDADSLHGDLKQSQRDKVMRSFKNRSLQLLVATDVAARGIDVDNVTHIIHLHLPDDMDFYTHRSGRTARAGKSGISMVLVSNSEVGKIKQLERKLQTTFAKQKIPAGIEVCEKQLLALIHKVHEIKISEKEIAPFVPAMMEEFADLSKEDVIKRFASIEFNRFADYYRGARDLNIPERREYAQGNVPASFQNGKQRLFVNLGKMDELNEDQLVTMVKNYSHLKPKEIMDVKLKGAYSFFCVESNHVDSVLHGFKGAAYRGRRVRVEVQNEDEQRPKRTFQKKEFSGERKSFRTEGKYHSGKKRY; encoded by the coding sequence ATGCATACATTTTCTGACCTCGGGCTTTCGCAGCCGCTATTGGAGGCGATAGAAGCCCTTGGTTTTTCAGAGCCGACTCCAATCCAGGAAAAAACGATTCCGGTATTACTTCAAAACACCCGTGACCTTATTGCTCTTGCTCAAACAGGAACCGGCAAGACAGCTGCATTTGGCTTGCCTTTGATTCAACTCGTTGACACTACTTCTCAACATACTCAGGCGCTGATACTGTCTCCCACCCGTGAGTTGTGCATGCAGATTACGAGTGATCTGAAAAGTTATTCCAGGAATATTCCATCATTAAAAGTGGTGGCAGTGTACGGTGGCGCCGGAATCCAGGAACAAATATTTGCCATCCGCAAGGGTGCGCAAATTGTGGTGGCAACACCAGGACGTTTGATAGATCTTATCGGAAGAAATGCTGTAGATCTTAAAAAGATTAACTACATCATCCTGGATGAATCTGATGAAATGCTGAATATGGGATTCCAGGAAGATCTCGATGAAATACTGAAGTCTACACCTAAAGAAAAGCATACCTGGCTCTTTTCAGCAACCATGCCAGGAGAAATCCGCCGTATTTCAAAAAAGTATATGAGCAATCCTGCCGAGGTTACGGTAGGAGAAGCGAACCTGGCAAACGAAAATATCGAGCATCAGTATTTTGTGGTCCACGAAAAAGAAAAATACCTGGCACTGAAACGTATAGTTGATTTCACACCGGATATATTCGGAATTATCTTCTGCCGCACTAAAATTGAAACGCAGAAAATTGCCGAAGATCTTATTAAAGATGGTTATGATGCCGATTCTCTCCATGGTGATTTAAAGCAATCGCAGCGTGATAAGGTGATGCGCTCTTTTAAAAACCGCTCACTGCAGTTATTAGTGGCAACCGACGTAGCTGCGAGAGGTATAGATGTAGATAATGTAACGCATATTATCCATCTTCATTTACCGGACGATATGGATTTCTATACACACCGGAGCGGCCGTACCGCGCGTGCAGGCAAGTCAGGGATCTCCATGGTTTTAGTTTCAAACAGTGAAGTTGGAAAAATTAAGCAGCTGGAGCGAAAACTTCAAACAACCTTTGCCAAACAGAAAATTCCTGCAGGCATAGAGGTGTGTGAAAAACAGCTGCTGGCACTAATTCATAAAGTTCATGAAATAAAGATCAGTGAGAAAGAGATCGCACCATTCGTGCCTGCCATGATGGAGGAATTTGCTGATCTAAGTAAAGAAGATGTGATAAAGAGGTTTGCCTCTATAGAATTTAACCGCTTCGCAGATTATTATCGCGGAGCAAGAGATCTGAACATTCCGGAACGAAGAGAATATGCACAGGGAAACGTACCTGCAAGCTTCCAGAATGGAAAGCAGCGGCTCTTCGTGAACCTGGGGAAAATGGATGAGCTAAATGAAGACCAACTGGTAACTATGGTTAAAAATTATTCGCACCTGAAGCCGAAAGAAATAATGGATGTGAAGTTGAAAGGTGCTTATTCCTTTTTTTGTGTAGAATCGAATCATGTGGATTCTGTTCTTCATGGTTTTAAGGGTGCAGCTTATCGCGGCCGCAGGGTGCGGGTTGAGGTTCAGAATGAAGATGAGCAAAGGCCTAAAAGAACCTTTCAGAAGAAAGAATTTTCCGGAGAGCGTAAATCTTTCCGTACCGAAGGAAAATATCATTCAGGAAAAAAAAGATATTAA
- a CDS encoding NAD(P)/FAD-dependent oxidoreductase codes for MDENTFDVIVIGGGLAGLSSAIQLAVVGRKVLLLEKNKYPFHRVCGEYISMESWDYLQRIGVPLSSMKLPQIRTLCISSVHGKTVEQDLGAGGFGISRYTLDNTMAAIAKRCGVHIMEECKAEAIEMNGEEFNVRVNKKFFSARLVIGAFGKRSNLDKELNRKVNPEKVNWVGVKYHVKADVPDNRIELHNFNGGYCGISKVDNGNHCLCYLTRSENLKQCDGDIRRMEENILSINPFLKIYFSNREHFLFKEPVTISQINLGKKRAVENHVLMMGDAAGMIAPLCGNGMSMALHSAEMSFIIIENFLAGNISRAEMEQEYLSRWKLLFAGRLKTGRLLQPVLVKPALTNPAIGLLNKFPSLLSLIIKFTHGKPF; via the coding sequence ATGGATGAAAATACATTCGACGTAATAGTTATTGGAGGAGGGCTGGCGGGACTATCATCTGCTATTCAGTTAGCTGTTGTAGGCAGAAAAGTCCTGCTTCTTGAAAAAAATAAGTATCCCTTCCATCGGGTCTGCGGAGAATACATCTCAATGGAATCGTGGGATTACCTGCAGCGGATCGGCGTGCCGTTATCTTCCATGAAATTGCCCCAGATAAGGACTTTATGCATTTCTTCTGTACATGGCAAAACGGTTGAACAGGACTTAGGTGCTGGCGGTTTTGGAATCAGCAGGTACACTCTTGATAATACCATGGCAGCTATTGCAAAAAGATGCGGTGTACATATAATGGAAGAATGTAAAGCAGAAGCAATAGAAATGAATGGAGAGGAATTTAATGTGCGCGTTAATAAAAAATTTTTCTCAGCACGGCTGGTGATTGGCGCATTTGGAAAGCGATCTAATCTTGATAAAGAGCTGAACAGGAAAGTTAACCCGGAAAAAGTGAATTGGGTAGGAGTGAAGTACCATGTAAAAGCAGACGTTCCGGATAACCGGATTGAGCTTCACAATTTTAATGGTGGCTATTGTGGTATTTCAAAAGTAGATAACGGAAACCATTGCCTTTGCTACCTCACCAGGTCGGAAAACCTTAAACAATGTGACGGAGATATAAGAAGGATGGAAGAAAATATTTTATCAATAAACCCATTTTTAAAAATTTACTTTTCAAACCGTGAGCATTTTTTATTCAAAGAGCCGGTCACTATTTCTCAAATTAATTTAGGAAAAAAGCGGGCAGTAGAGAACCATGTATTGATGATGGGTGATGCTGCTGGAATGATTGCGCCGCTTTGCGGAAACGGAATGAGCATGGCTTTGCATAGTGCAGAAATGAGCTTTATTATTATCGAAAATTTTCTTGCCGGGAATATTTCCAGAGCTGAGATGGAGCAGGAATACCTTTCGCGCTGGAAACTGCTATTTGCCGGCAGATTAAAAACAGGGAGATTACTGCAGCCGGTGCTGGTTAAACCTGCTCTTACAAATCCTGCTATTGGCCTGTTAAATAAATTCCCATCGCTGTTAAGCTTGATTATAAAATTCACGCACGGTAAACCGTTTTAA
- a CDS encoding methyltransferase domain-containing protein: MDSRDIPADDLFRNYRELHIVNNRLGGYRITLDGLAQLSDQQNKLSVLDIGCGGGDMLKEIAIFGRRKKMDFRLKGIDLSSAAIAYARKNCIGFPEIEFLQADAFDHLKNENSCDVCTSTLFFHHFPNEKIIELLQLLKKCCRKGFIINDLERNPLAYYSIKLLTQLFSQSYLVRHDAPLSVLRSFKKKDWHELALKADVQPESVKWMWAFRYLLVFKN; this comes from the coding sequence ATGGATAGCAGGGATATTCCAGCCGATGATTTATTCCGAAACTATCGTGAACTGCACATAGTGAATAATCGGCTCGGGGGCTACCGTATAACTTTGGATGGATTAGCTCAATTATCGGATCAGCAAAACAAGTTATCTGTTCTTGATATCGGTTGCGGAGGCGGTGATATGCTGAAAGAGATTGCGATTTTTGGCAGAAGAAAAAAAATGGATTTTAGGCTGAAGGGCATTGATCTCAGCTCCGCTGCAATTGCATACGCGCGAAAGAATTGCATCGGCTTTCCTGAAATTGAATTTTTACAGGCAGATGCTTTTGACCATTTAAAAAATGAAAACAGCTGTGACGTTTGCACGAGCACATTGTTTTTCCATCATTTTCCGAATGAAAAAATTATAGAGTTGCTGCAATTGTTGAAGAAATGCTGCAGAAAAGGATTTATCATCAATGACCTGGAACGCAATCCATTGGCATATTACAGTATTAAATTACTGACTCAATTATTTTCTCAATCGTACCTGGTTCGCCATGATGCTCCCCTCTCTGTTTTAAGGAGTTTTAAAAAAAAAGACTGGCATGAATTGGCTCTGAAGGCAGACGTTCAACCTGAATCTGTTAAATGGATGTGGGCTTTCCGTTATTTACTGGTTTTTAAAAATTAG
- a CDS encoding type III polyketide synthase, with amino-acid sequence MKKPNRYRTGSAIAAIGTAVPKHRYQQRTIADFMVRYFQYEKDIARKVSYIYDKSGIDYRHSVLPDFHQNGHLPVLFSSKENNPLLSNRLGIYNQGALELSAAAVADCMKNIKNKNRKKLSEITHLITVSCTGMSAPGLDIQLMQHLSLPKDINRTSVNFMGCYAGFHAMKMADAICKSNDDAIVLIVLAELCSLHFQPGTDMENLVVNSLFADGAAAALITSGKKLKNTDQPALGFSGFHAEVIHEGSEFMTWQPDEKGFLMGLDALVPKLIEDNAAQLVKQALNKLSLKKSAVKHWAFHPGGRKILEAIQRSVNIEKEEFIHSYNVLRNFGNMSSPTILFVLKMIWQAQKKWRDNDYIFAAGFGPGLTIETAMLQPVIA; translated from the coding sequence ATGAAAAAACCGAATCGCTATCGTACAGGAAGTGCGATTGCAGCTATTGGGACAGCAGTGCCTAAACATCGCTATCAGCAGAGAACAATAGCTGATTTTATGGTTCGGTATTTCCAGTATGAAAAAGATATTGCGCGTAAAGTTTCCTACATCTACGATAAAAGCGGAATTGATTACCGCCATTCTGTTCTTCCCGACTTCCATCAAAACGGCCATTTGCCCGTTCTTTTTTCCTCCAAAGAAAACAATCCATTGCTAAGCAACCGTCTTGGAATTTATAACCAGGGTGCACTGGAATTGTCTGCTGCTGCTGTTGCAGATTGTATGAAAAATATAAAAAATAAAAACAGGAAGAAGCTGTCTGAAATTACGCACCTGATTACGGTAAGCTGTACCGGTATGTCGGCGCCCGGCCTCGATATACAGCTCATGCAACACCTGTCATTACCGAAAGATATCAATCGCACCAGCGTTAATTTCATGGGATGCTATGCCGGGTTTCACGCAATGAAAATGGCAGATGCTATTTGTAAATCGAATGACGATGCAATAGTATTAATTGTTCTGGCAGAGTTGTGTTCTCTGCATTTTCAACCGGGTACAGATATGGAAAACCTGGTGGTAAACTCATTGTTTGCCGATGGTGCCGCCGCAGCACTAATTACGTCGGGAAAGAAATTGAAAAATACAGATCAGCCTGCGCTTGGATTTTCAGGATTCCATGCAGAAGTAATTCATGAAGGTTCGGAATTCATGACGTGGCAACCGGATGAAAAAGGATTCCTGATGGGGCTCGATGCTTTAGTCCCGAAGCTGATTGAAGATAATGCCGCTCAATTGGTAAAACAGGCATTGAATAAACTATCCTTGAAAAAATCAGCCGTTAAGCACTGGGCCTTTCACCCCGGGGGCAGGAAGATTCTTGAGGCAATACAGCGATCCGTTAATATTGAGAAAGAAGAATTCATTCATTCCTATAATGTGCTTCGCAACTTTGGAAATATGTCATCACCAACCATCTTATTTGTGTTAAAAATGATCTGGCAGGCACAAAAGAAATGGAGAGACAATGATTACATTTTTGCCGCAGGTTTCGGCCCGGGGCTCACAATTGAAACGGCAATGCTGCAGCCGGTAATTGCATGA
- a CDS encoding response regulator transcription factor — translation MLNAIKEVYEGGTPMTLIVTRVLQMFLSNGLFEIEEGNDLNNREKEIHRYLTEGMNYGIANTCYISVETFSGHIKNICKKLQVHLKSQAVIKVIKNKIV, via the coding sequence TTGCTGAATGCCATTAAAGAAGTGTACGAAGGCGGCACACCCATGACGCTCATCGTGACCAGGGTCTTGCAGATGTTTTTAAGCAACGGGCTCTTCGAAATAGAGGAAGGCAATGATCTGAATAATCGTGAAAAGGAAATTCATAGATACCTAACCGAAGGGATGAATTACGGGATTGCAAACACATGTTATATAAGTGTGGAAACTTTTAGCGGCCACATTAAAAATATTTGTAAAAAACTCCAGGTACATTTAAAGTCCCAGGCGGTAATCAAAGTGATAAAGAATAAGATCGTTTAA
- a CDS encoding glycosyl hydrolase produces MKKIVLAAFLLVAVKITFGQSIDPKIFGDIKARQIGPAVMSGRMTCIDVVNSKTNTIYIGSAGGGVWKSLNYGVTFKPLFDKYTQSIGAIAIDQKHPDTVWAGSGESWTRNSVSVGTGIYVTYDGGTNWKKMGLDSTERISKIRIDPRNPNVIYVAVPGHLWNDDANRGVYKTNDGGKSWSKILYTDVKTGCADLDIDPSNPDIVYAAMWQFRRTPYSFASGGPGSGLYKSTDGGKNWKKLSNGIPNETLGRCAIAVSPANPKVVYATIEYSKSAMFRSSDHGESWKRLGTTQAIIERPFYFARLVPDPVDTNVIYRMGLNMVVSKDGGNSFSTVGGGAHGDFHDLWIDAKNNQNLVFVTDGGCWLSFDRGRSARFCHSVPVGQFYHVMYDMETPYNVYGGLQDNFSWYGPSQTNTGGISEKYWSPVGGGDGFWTMPDRSDSKIVYAESQGGEISRFDRSNKTFKQIKPYASANEQKYRFNWNAAISTSPNNIHKLYLGGQYLFVSYDKGETWKKLSPDLSTNNPKEQQQESSGGITADNSSAENHNSIYTIAESPIDSNVIWVGTDDGNIQVTTNAGKTWTNVVSKAIAQGVPKEGWVSTIEASHYNKGTAYAAIDNHSFGDMKPYVYKTTDYGQSWTKISNDSVKGYAFTVREDVVNPNLLFIGTEFGLFVSIDGGQQWSQLTNNIPNVAIRDMIIHPRDKDLILATHGRALMIIDGYQIDLLRQLNPDVMQAKIKVLKTPPYTIPVQGFDIGYLGDEGYAGANPDQSPIIAYYLSARHLVGDFKIQVLDDKGAVISDNSAGKRKGINVVKLNLNRKLPKVPPAPLGAFGAAQGPDLGEGTYPVRIIKNKDTVMTSITVIRDAKSPYTAEDRASRKKTMMQLYDMLNSFAYTVDGITSMSARAKSIADSLPAKDKLKATLQSFSHALDTLHESVVYMKPGLIIDQNARLRDQLANAYGSVIFFDGRPNNSVLDQVGTLQQKMDNTEKTYQKILSDYLSKINARLKADKMKEIARETKADFDKAD; encoded by the coding sequence ATGAAAAAAATCGTTCTTGCTGCCTTTTTATTGGTGGCAGTAAAAATCACTTTTGGACAATCTATTGATCCAAAAATTTTCGGCGACATCAAGGCGCGCCAGATCGGCCCTGCTGTTATGAGCGGTCGCATGACGTGCATTGATGTTGTAAACAGTAAGACCAACACCATTTACATTGGCTCCGCAGGTGGCGGTGTCTGGAAATCACTCAACTACGGAGTTACTTTCAAACCGCTGTTTGATAAATACACGCAATCGATCGGCGCCATTGCCATAGATCAGAAACATCCGGATACTGTCTGGGCGGGAAGCGGCGAATCGTGGACGCGCAACAGCGTTAGTGTAGGTACGGGAATATATGTTACCTACGATGGTGGAACTAACTGGAAGAAGATGGGACTGGATAGTACGGAAAGAATCAGCAAGATCCGCATAGATCCACGCAATCCCAATGTGATATATGTAGCCGTACCGGGTCATCTTTGGAATGACGATGCGAACAGGGGCGTCTATAAGACTAACGATGGCGGAAAATCATGGAGTAAAATATTATATACCGATGTGAAGACAGGTTGCGCGGATCTGGATATCGATCCTTCCAACCCCGATATCGTCTATGCTGCGATGTGGCAATTCCGCCGTACACCATACAGCTTTGCATCCGGCGGGCCGGGAAGCGGATTATATAAAAGCACCGATGGTGGAAAGAATTGGAAAAAATTATCGAACGGTATTCCAAATGAAACACTGGGGCGCTGCGCCATAGCGGTTTCACCTGCTAATCCTAAAGTGGTATATGCAACAATAGAGTATAGCAAGAGCGCTATGTTTAGAAGCAGCGACCATGGCGAAAGCTGGAAGCGGTTAGGAACCACGCAAGCCATTATTGAGCGCCCTTTTTATTTTGCACGTCTCGTTCCTGACCCGGTTGACACCAATGTTATTTACCGGATGGGATTGAACATGGTGGTAAGCAAAGATGGCGGAAACTCTTTTTCAACCGTTGGCGGTGGCGCACATGGTGACTTCCACGACCTTTGGATCGATGCAAAAAATAATCAGAACCTGGTCTTCGTGACTGATGGCGGATGCTGGCTTTCTTTCGACCGCGGGCGCTCGGCCCGTTTTTGCCATTCAGTTCCTGTGGGCCAGTTTTACCACGTGATGTACGACATGGAGACACCTTATAATGTATATGGCGGCTTGCAGGATAACTTTTCATGGTATGGTCCTTCGCAGACTAATACAGGAGGAATATCCGAGAAATATTGGTCGCCGGTGGGTGGTGGCGATGGCTTCTGGACCATGCCTGACCGGTCGGATAGCAAGATCGTTTATGCCGAATCGCAGGGTGGCGAAATATCGCGTTTTGATAGATCCAACAAAACCTTCAAGCAGATAAAACCCTACGCTTCGGCAAATGAGCAGAAGTACCGCTTTAACTGGAATGCTGCCATTTCCACGAGTCCTAATAACATACACAAGCTTTATTTGGGCGGCCAGTACCTGTTTGTATCTTATGATAAAGGTGAAACCTGGAAAAAACTTTCACCGGATCTTTCCACAAACAATCCTAAAGAGCAGCAGCAGGAAAGCAGTGGCGGCATTACTGCAGATAATTCATCCGCAGAAAACCACAATTCCATTTACACAATTGCAGAATCGCCGATTGACAGCAATGTTATTTGGGTGGGAACAGATGATGGCAACATCCAGGTTACGACAAATGCCGGAAAAACCTGGACAAATGTCGTAAGCAAGGCCATTGCGCAGGGTGTACCGAAAGAAGGATGGGTATCCACTATTGAAGCGAGTCATTATAATAAGGGAACGGCATATGCAGCAATTGATAACCACAGCTTCGGCGATATGAAGCCCTATGTCTATAAGACTACAGATTACGGGCAGTCATGGACTAAAATATCTAACGATTCTGTAAAAGGCTATGCCTTTACGGTGAGAGAAGATGTGGTGAATCCGAACTTATTATTTATCGGGACTGAATTCGGATTATTTGTTTCCATAGATGGTGGTCAGCAATGGAGCCAGCTAACGAATAATATTCCAAACGTGGCAATCCGTGATATGATCATTCATCCCCGCGATAAAGACTTAATCCTTGCAACACATGGCAGGGCATTGATGATCATCGATGGATACCAGATTGATTTGCTGAGGCAATTAAATCCCGATGTAATGCAGGCAAAGATTAAAGTTTTGAAAACGCCGCCTTATACCATTCCGGTTCAGGGATTTGATATCGGTTATCTTGGTGATGAAGGGTATGCTGGCGCCAATCCCGATCAGTCGCCGATCATTGCATATTATTTAAGTGCACGGCACCTCGTAGGAGATTTTAAAATCCAGGTGCTCGATGATAAGGGTGCAGTGATCTCAGACAATTCCGCCGGAAAACGTAAAGGCATTAACGTCGTGAAGCTGAACCTGAACAGGAAATTGCCTAAAGTTCCTCCGGCGCCGCTCGGAGCATTCGGTGCCGCACAGGGCCCTGATCTTGGCGAGGGAACTTACCCGGTGCGAATCATAAAAAATAAGGATACGGTGATGACCTCTATCACTGTAATACGGGATGCGAAATCTCCTTACACAGCAGAGGATCGTGCTTCAAGAAAAAAAACCATGATGCAGCTCTATGACATGCTGAACAGCTTTGCATATACGGTAGATGGTATTACCTCGATGAGCGCCAGAGCAAAAAGTATTGCTGATAGCCTCCCTGCAAAAGACAAGCTGAAAGCTACCTTGCAGAGTTTTTCCCATGCGCTCGATACCTTGCATGAGTCAGTGGTATATATGAAGCCGGGACTGATAATAGATCAAAATGCAAGGCTGCGTGACCAGCTGGCAAATGCTTATGGCAGCGTGATCTTTTTTGATGGCAGGCCTAATAATTCTGTCCTCGACCAGGTGGGAACGCTTCAGCAAAAGATGGACAACACAGAAAAGACTTATCAAAAGATCCTGAGCGATTATCTTTCAAAAATTAATGCCCGATTAAAAGCAGATAAGATGAAAGAAATTGCAAGAGAGACAAAGGCAGACTTCGATAAGGCGGATTGA